The following is a genomic window from Microtus pennsylvanicus isolate mMicPen1 chromosome 3, mMicPen1.hap1, whole genome shotgun sequence.
ATCCTGGTGGGTGCAGAGTCTCGTGGCTACAATTCCATCTCTTCCCACCTTGTGGGCAGCTGTGGCCCTGAGCTGGCGGGTCACTTCATCTGAACATCTGTGGGGGCTGCAACTGTCAGACTAGAGATCCCCTGGACACCAGAAAAGGTGGGGGCAGAATGGTCTGCTGCACAGGCAAAGCCTTGGAACCCTAAAAGGGTACCAGGACAGGATTTGCTGCTATCCAACCCCCAGCCGGTCTACTTTTCCCTCAGATGTGGACTGTGGGCATGGGGCTAGGGATGCTGGACTCTGAATGCAAGTGGAGCTATTCCTGTGTGTGCCCTGAGAGGAATCAGCCACCTCTGAAGCCACGGCTCTCCTGAAGAAGCAGGATTATCATGAGTGAGCTCGGGCCAGAGGTTTGCAGGCCTGGAACAAGACACTGGTGTTGACACCCTGTAATACTAGTCTTTCCTATCATCAGACTGGCCTTTAGGGTGCAATCTTCTAGCCACTTGCCTACTGCCTTGGCTGAAATAGCTAGCctgagtattttttctttttttttctcccgtgcgtgtgtgtgtgtgtgtgtgtgtgaagagtgcTCACATTTCACAGGCTGGAagtaaatgttttacttttagccattttttttctttcaacccccggagacagggtctcattatttaGCTCTctccatcctggaactcactttgtagaccaggatggcctcgagaTGACAGaagcctacctctgtctccagagtgctgggatgaaaggcctgtGCCATTATGCCCAGCACTTTATCTCTTTTATTGCttacaggtctctcactgagtctgAAGCTTACTCACCAGGTCAGGCATTCTCCTGTCTGACCTCCCCAGCACAGGGATTTATAGGCGTGTGCTGTCAACCctcagctttttacatgggcacTGGGGATTCGGATTCCAAACGCAGGTGCACGTGCTTAACTgattgaaccatctccccagcctgctaGCCTATGCTTCTATGTGAGGTATGGTAAAGGTGGTAGGTTTGTTGCTTGGTTTGGCTTagcttttttcattttgttttgttttgtttttgaggtagtgTCCCCCCTaaacagcccaggttggcctcaaactcactatagtACCTCAGCCTGTATGTTATGGCCCAATGCCATAACATTCTTGACTAGATTTCATCCTAAGTTATCCAGTGCCCTATCCAAATCTTATTTTCCTGTATATACCGTTTGCTCCAGAGGAGAAGCATCTCTCCCATTTCCCTGGGCCAGGTGTGGTTACCACAGCCTGAAAATTCTAGGACTGAGGGGGTGGAGGCTagaggatcagtagttcaaggtcatccttggccacacagCCACTTCTAGACCAGTCTAGGCTACAGCAGGCCTGCCACCCCCAAGCAAACCATCCTCGCTTCCTCAACCCATGGCCCCTTTCCCAGTACCCACCTGCCCAGCCTCACAGCTTGCAGCAGAGAGATGAAGGtctgatctgcctgtctccacaccTCAGTCAGCTCCAGAGTCACTggcacacacctcctccagctctTGGCctagtggggaaggggagaggttaaGCCATGGAGCAAAGAAGACTCCCCCGGAAGCATAGGGTCAGAGTCAGGTTGTCACTCCCCCAAAAGCACAGGTCAGGGGCCAGGGTGTGAGCAGTACCTGGAAGCAGAATCGAGGGTGCTGGGAGCCTTTGGTCACTGGTGGCAACTGTAGGAAGTCCCCACAGATGATGAGCTGGATCCCTCCAAATGGTTTCTTCTGTTGCCGGACAGCTCTGGGTAGGGGCAGAGAGTGCTCTAGAGAGGTTGGATGGGGAGGCTCCTTGGGACCATTACCAGATTCAAACTCCAGAGACTGCCCTTGCTGTCCATACTGACCTGGCCACAGCTTCCAACTTGTCAAACAAGTCTGCCTCTACCATGGAGATCTCATCAATGACCAACCGTTGGCAGTTCAGCCAGCCCTGCCGCACACCTGGCCGGTTAGCCAGGGCCACACACTGGTCCAGGGGAGCCTGGCCTGAGCCAATGCCTAAGAGGGACACTCTTCAGTCTTTGCTGAAACCCCAACCCTTTgatctctcctcctttcccataGGCTCTTACTTACCTGCAAAGGCGTGCAGGGTGGTGCCCCCGATGTGGCAGGCTGCCACCCCAGTGCTGGCAGTGGCCACTGTGCCAGTAGGGGGCAGGGAGCCCAGGATGTGCTTCAGCAAATAGGACTTTCCTGTCCCTGggcagtaggcagagtcagggttGGCTGCTGCTCCCCGCCACCCTAGAGCTGCTCCCCAGCTCCACCCATGCTGTCTCTGGTACCTGCACTCCCTGTGAAGAAGATGCTCTGGCCTTTCAGGACCATCCTCAGCACAGCTGCCTGCTCCTCAGAAAGCTTCCGTTTGTTGGGGTGCATGTTCAGCTTCTTCACAGGCAGGGGCCACCTTGGAGCTTCCTGGGAGGAACAGGGCTCTCTCAGAACCTCCTGCCATGCTGCTTGGTCTATATGAATTACATTGCATGACAGCCCTTTGCCTTGCTGTTAACTTCACTTCGAACTTTTGAGCAGGTCTGGTTCGTCTGGAGTTCGTCCCAACAAATACTAGCCTCCACCTCTGGCTTTTCGCCAATTCAGTGCCAGGCATCTTAGAGTGGTGACCATCTCTGATCGAATCTATAAGCTCTGTCAGACCCGCCTGATGGCGACTGGACTATTATCAGTTCCATTCTCTGAAAGTTCCTCTCTCTGGAGGCTGTAATAcccatttttccttcttaaatttCCTTGCCTAGTCTTCTCTGCAGCTTTCTCTTTGAATGTGGCCTGCCTGGACCACAGTTTCCAGTTCACAATTTATCCCAATCTCGGGAATTACTGGCGGGGAAGCATGGACGATTTCCACGTCCCTGTCATCATACTCAGATGTACGACTGGCATTTCAGATCACCAGCGGTCCCCTTAATACACCATCTTCCCCCAACCTTGGGCCTCCTGGGTCTCTTCTATCTCAACAGTAGCACACCGACTCCCTTTCTGGTCCTCACCGTACTAGGCTTTGATTCCGTTGATCGCTTCTCCAACGCCGAATCTGGAGCCCGGTTGGCCACAGCACGCCGCAGTTCCTCCGGTTGCACTGGACTGATAGTGACAAAGTCTCGGGGCCTCGGGCCGAGCAGCTGCTCGCGGGCAGAGGCAGGTCCTGGTCCCGGGGCCGCCTCCAGCTTCAGGCGCAGCGTGCGCAGGAAGCGGCGCAAACGCTCCGGGGGACAGTCGGAGAGCAGCAGCTGCACTGAGCCAGCGCGGGGGGCGCCATCGGCGGGGAGCCTCAGCGTGCTGCGCCCGGCAGCAGCGAAGCGGGTGAAGAGGCGCACGGCCCGCAGCGGGAAGCAGCGTGGCCGCCCCGCAGGTCCCGGCGCCTGCAGTCGCAGCATTAATTCTCGGCGTTCGTTTCGGCCTAGGCTCAGCTCGGCAGTGCGCAGGGCCTGGCGCTTGCGAGGCTGCCCTCCAGGACTCAGCTCCTCCACGGCCACCCGGCACCGCAGCTCCGCGTCGTCACGTTCACCGGTGGCCGCCTGGGTGCTAGAAAGCATCTCCACTGTCTCTGTAGGCTTGCGGAGACCGGAGCACACGGAAAATCGGGATGTTATAGGTGGTATGGACGCcgtaacttaaaaaaaacaaaaaaacctgtccAGAACACTTAGGGTGAAGAGGTTGTCACTGGTAACAGAAGGAGCCACCAAGATACTACAAGCACTCAGGAGCGAGGCGAAAACACTCTAGAAATGTCCTCTGCTGCAGTTCTCGGGGCAGTGGAAGGTGACATCAAATGCACGTAGGGCTGGCAAGCCTCTGTTATCCTGCAATGACCACATCATAAAGTGATTCCTGCTCAGAAAGGAAGCCTGTTTGAAGAGTCCTACGCAGGTCACTACCGGACCTTCGTAAAGGAAGCAGGGCGATGGGAAGGAAACTGGCTGAAGGTGGAAACAGGCTGAGACAGGCACATCCCCTTCATACACCAATTAGTAAGTATCAGGGTCAGAATGATTCCC
Proteins encoded in this region:
- the Pif1 gene encoding ATP-dependent DNA helicase PIF1 isoform X1 gives rise to the protein MLSSTQAATGERDDAELRCRVAVEELSPGGQPRKRQALRTAELSLGRNERRELMLRLQAPGPAGRPRCFPLRAVRLFTRFAAAGRSTLRLPADGAPRAGSVQLLLSDCPPERLRRFLRTLRLKLEAAPGPGPASAREQLLGPRPRDFVTISPVQPEELRRAVANRAPDSALEKRSTESKPSTEAPRWPLPVKKLNMHPNKRKLSEEQAAVLRMVLKGQSIFFTGSAGTGKSYLLKHILGSLPPTGTVATASTGVAACHIGGTTLHAFAGIGSGQAPLDQCVALANRPGVRQGWLNCQRLVIDEISMVEADLFDKLEAVARAVRQQKKPFGGIQLIICGDFLQLPPVTKGSQHPRFCFQAKSWRRCVPVTLELTEVWRQADQTFISLLQAVRLGRCSDEVTRQLRATAAHKVGRDGIVATRLCTHQDDVALTNERRLKELPGEVHSFEAIDSDPELSRTLDAQCPVSRVLQLKLGAQVMLVKNLSVSRGLVNGARGVVVGFESEGRGLPQVRFLCGVTEVIRTDRWTVQVTGGQFLSRQQLPLQLAWAMSIHKSQGMSLDCVEISLGRVFASGQAYVALSRARSLQGLRVLDFDPTVVRCDSRVLHFYATLRQGRGLSLESQDDDEANSDLENMNPNLRLS
- the Pif1 gene encoding ATP-dependent DNA helicase PIF1 isoform X2; its protein translation is MLSSTQAATGERDDAELRCRVAVEELSPGGQPRKRQALRTAELSLGRNERRELMLRLQAPGPAGRPRCFPLRAVRLFTRFAAAGRSTLRLPADGAPRAGSVQLLLSDCPPERLRRFLRTLRLKLEAAPGPGPASAREQLLGPRPRDFVTISPVQPEELRRAVANRAPDSALEKRSTESKPSTEAPRWPLPVKKLNMHPNKRKLSEEQAAVLRMVLKGQSIFFTGSAGTGKSYLLKHILGSLPPTGTVATASTGVAACHIGGTTLHAFAGIGSGQAPLDQCVALANRPGVRQGWLNCQRLVIDEISMVEADLFDKLEAVARAVRQQKKPFGGIQLIICGDFLQLPPVTKGSQHPRFCFQAKSWRRCVPVTLELTEVWRQADQTFISLLQAVRLGRCSDEVTRQLRATAAHKVGRDGIVATRLCTHQDDVALTNERRLKELPGEVHSFEAIDSDPELSRTLDAQCPVSRVLQLKLGAQGMSLDCVEISLGRVFASGQAYVALSRARSLQGLRVLDFDPTVVRCDSRVLHFYATLRQGRGLSLESQDDDEANSDLENMNPNLRLS